In Pelagibaculum spongiae, a single genomic region encodes these proteins:
- a CDS encoding SulP family inorganic anion transporter, whose product MYQLSTGAAGNLKNDVLSGLTVALALVPEAVAFAFVAGVQPLVGLYAAFMVGLITAVAGGRPGMISGATGAMAVVMVALVSQHGVEYLFATVILTGVLQMLAGAFKMGKFIRMVPHPVMLGFVNGLAIVIFLAQMSQFQTPDGNWLSGQALVMMLGLVGLTMAIIHFLPKLTTAIPAALVAIVALSLLVMGLDLDTLRVGDIAQLNGGLPSFHWPFGQGINPDSAAYAPLAGAFTEGHPLVPLTIKTLTIILPYAVILALIGLIESLLTLTLIDELTETRGQGNRECVGQGLANTVTGMFGGMGGCAMIGQSMININSGGRGRASGITAALALLGFIILAPDLIELIPIAALVGVMFIVVIGTFEWSSLRIIGKVPKADVFVVILVSAVTVATDLAIAVVVGVIVSALVFAWEHAKHVYADDHIDEHGSKIYELNGPLFFGSISHFKQLFDIANDPQDVIIDFRNSRVVDHSGLEAIDSLAERYLNAGKRLHLRHLSPECRTLLHRAGALVEVNVIEDPKYRIATDDFA is encoded by the coding sequence ATGTACCAACTGAGCACCGGTGCCGCCGGCAATTTAAAAAATGATGTTCTCTCGGGGTTGACGGTAGCCCTGGCTCTAGTTCCAGAAGCAGTTGCCTTTGCCTTTGTTGCAGGGGTTCAACCTTTGGTTGGATTGTACGCTGCCTTTATGGTGGGTTTGATCACCGCAGTTGCAGGTGGACGCCCAGGTATGATCTCTGGCGCAACGGGCGCTATGGCCGTGGTAATGGTGGCTTTAGTCAGCCAACACGGCGTTGAATATCTTTTTGCTACGGTGATTCTTACCGGTGTTCTGCAAATGCTGGCTGGCGCATTCAAAATGGGCAAATTCATTCGAATGGTGCCGCACCCGGTAATGCTTGGTTTTGTAAATGGCTTGGCAATCGTTATCTTCCTGGCTCAAATGTCTCAATTCCAAACTCCTGATGGCAATTGGTTATCGGGTCAAGCATTGGTAATGATGCTCGGCTTGGTCGGTTTGACCATGGCTATTATTCATTTCTTGCCAAAATTAACTACAGCAATACCTGCCGCACTAGTTGCGATTGTTGCTTTAAGTTTGCTTGTAATGGGGCTAGACCTTGATACTTTACGTGTGGGTGATATCGCCCAGCTGAATGGTGGTTTACCTTCTTTCCACTGGCCTTTTGGCCAAGGCATTAACCCGGACAGCGCAGCCTATGCACCTTTAGCCGGCGCATTTACTGAAGGCCACCCGCTGGTTCCTTTGACCATCAAAACATTAACGATCATTCTGCCTTACGCAGTGATTCTGGCATTAATCGGCCTGATTGAGTCCTTACTGACACTGACCTTGATTGATGAACTGACCGAAACCCGTGGTCAGGGCAACCGTGAATGTGTCGGCCAAGGCCTGGCAAACACTGTTACCGGTATGTTCGGTGGCATGGGTGGCTGTGCAATGATTGGTCAGAGTATGATCAATATTAACTCTGGTGGTCGCGGACGCGCTTCGGGCATTACAGCAGCTTTAGCATTACTGGGCTTTATTATTCTGGCACCTGATCTGATCGAGCTGATCCCGATTGCAGCACTGGTAGGTGTGATGTTCATCGTGGTCATTGGTACTTTCGAGTGGTCCAGCCTGCGAATTATTGGCAAAGTTCCAAAAGCTGACGTATTTGTTGTCATATTGGTTTCTGCGGTAACTGTGGCGACCGACTTGGCAATTGCTGTGGTAGTCGGTGTGATTGTTTCTGCATTAGTCTTCGCTTGGGAACACGCTAAACATGTTTATGCCGATGATCATATCGATGAGCATGGCAGCAAGATTTATGAATTGAATGGCCCGCTATTCTTTGGTTCTATCAGCCACTTTAAACAACTATTTGATATTGCCAATGATCCGCAAGATGTGATTATTGATTTCAGAAACTCTCGAGTGGTTGACCATTCAGGACTAGAAGCAATTGATTCACTGGCGGAGCGTTATTTAAATGCAGGCAAGCGTTTGCACTTACGCCACTTAAGCCCTGAGTGCCGTACTTTATTGCATCGCGCTGGCGCATTGGTTGAAGTAAATGTGATTGAAGATCCAAAGTATCGTATTGCAACTGACGACTTTGCATAA
- a CDS encoding S41 family peptidase has translation MKILASSAKVFCKKISSAFSKIATALAVILLSTACNLAYAASEPAQLTDQEKLYGLNLIRKETMYNYAFFDRVPTLEYEKAYKKSVAEVLASKSTLAYYQQLQAFVALLKNSNTYVEMPKGLADYPPLKIEDSLQQAVITAISEELAKKIPLGSIVLGINGQALDKNLREQTFPRIAASSPYSMWEKGIEQALTGKPGSKITVVYLTQSGRISSASMKRDAISNPPKWVTASGVIEKNQNYQASTLEGGIGYINLGNQQVGQTLSQIKKSRSLIRKSKALIIDLRFNQSNSNQLAAGILPYLTRTKLTGPSWKTRIRSTDVDANGHPIGLSWSGSQGADLYPNRSGIKKTVPMIFLISRDMGRGAENLLGYVHQMRNALLLGEMSGDTTTRQVEFPLPGGGRLTVATQRGNYSDKIDYAGYGIQPDYMVKRDPAFFVSDQDKMLQRAIIEVKRRM, from the coding sequence ATGAAGATATTAGCTTCCTCTGCAAAAGTATTTTGCAAAAAAATATCCAGTGCTTTCAGTAAAATAGCTACTGCTTTAGCAGTGATTTTATTGTCTACGGCATGTAACTTAGCTTATGCAGCTAGTGAACCAGCCCAGCTAACTGATCAAGAAAAACTCTACGGACTTAACTTGATTCGCAAAGAAACGATGTATAACTACGCTTTCTTTGACCGAGTGCCAACACTGGAATACGAGAAAGCCTATAAAAAATCAGTCGCTGAAGTACTCGCCAGCAAATCGACATTAGCCTATTACCAACAACTACAAGCTTTCGTCGCTTTACTGAAAAACAGCAATACTTATGTAGAGATGCCAAAAGGCCTAGCTGATTATCCGCCACTCAAAATTGAAGACTCTTTACAACAAGCAGTAATTACTGCGATTTCTGAGGAGCTAGCAAAGAAAATCCCTTTAGGGTCAATCGTGTTAGGTATTAATGGGCAAGCATTAGATAAGAATCTACGCGAACAAACCTTCCCCAGGATCGCAGCATCTTCTCCTTATTCCATGTGGGAAAAAGGAATAGAGCAAGCACTAACCGGTAAGCCGGGTTCAAAAATTACCGTGGTATATTTAACCCAAAGCGGCCGAATAAGCTCTGCCAGTATGAAGCGAGATGCCATCAGTAATCCGCCAAAATGGGTTACTGCCAGTGGCGTGATTGAAAAAAACCAAAACTACCAGGCCAGTACACTTGAAGGTGGTATTGGTTATATCAACTTAGGTAATCAGCAAGTTGGCCAAACCTTATCTCAAATTAAAAAATCTCGGTCACTGATTCGTAAATCCAAAGCCCTAATTATCGATTTACGTTTCAATCAAAGTAATAGCAATCAGCTGGCTGCCGGTATTTTGCCTTACCTGACTCGAACCAAGTTAACCGGCCCAAGCTGGAAAACGCGCATTCGTTCAACCGATGTAGATGCAAATGGTCACCCAATTGGTTTAAGTTGGTCTGGCAGCCAAGGGGCTGATTTATATCCCAATAGAAGTGGCATTAAGAAAACAGTACCGATGATTTTCCTAATCAGCCGCGATATGGGCCGTGGTGCAGAGAACCTATTGGGTTATGTCCATCAAATGCGTAATGCTTTGTTGCTAGGTGAAATGAGCGGTGATACCACTACTCGCCAAGTAGAATTCCCACTACCGGGCGGAGGTCGCTTAACCGTGGCAACTCAGCGCGGTAATTACAGCGATAAAATTGATTACGCCGGATATGGCATACAACCAGATTATATGGTCAAGCGCGACCCAGCGTTCTTTGTTTCCGATCAAGATAAAATGCTGCAACGAGCTATTATCGAAGTTAAGCGCCGCATGTAA
- the rlmM gene encoding 23S rRNA (cytidine(2498)-2'-O)-methyltransferase RlmM: MQSLLLYCRPGFESACAAEITDLAAMSEVYGYAKTERESGLVLFDCGSQESLEHFASQLSFQHVVFSRQIVLVAPVLELSAEDRLTPIMLAATELPVCGKLFIESADTNEGKALSALCRKFKPHFERSLVKQKRLQDKESLPWMHLIFESGTRAWLGISLKGRRSPWPMGIRRLKMPGSAPSRSTLKLEEAFHYFLTREKWPEYLKPMTTAVDLGAAPGGWTWQFVERGIKVIAIDNGPMEHNLMGSGLVKHIRADGFTYRPSGTVDWLVCDMVEKPARVVERMATWLEKGWSRRAIFNLKLPMKQPWRSVKLYLEQLTERLPDHSIRAKQLYHDREEITVCILPLEN; the protein is encoded by the coding sequence ATGCAATCCTTGCTTTTATATTGTCGTCCAGGCTTTGAAAGTGCCTGCGCTGCAGAAATTACCGACCTGGCAGCAATGTCGGAAGTTTACGGCTATGCCAAGACTGAACGTGAATCTGGCTTGGTGCTGTTTGATTGTGGCTCACAAGAATCATTGGAGCATTTTGCTAGTCAACTGAGCTTTCAACATGTGGTTTTTTCTCGGCAAATTGTTTTGGTGGCACCTGTATTGGAGTTGTCAGCTGAAGATCGACTGACGCCAATCATGCTGGCAGCAACTGAATTGCCGGTATGTGGCAAGCTATTTATTGAAAGTGCAGATACCAATGAAGGCAAGGCTTTGTCGGCGTTGTGCCGTAAATTTAAGCCGCATTTTGAACGTTCATTGGTCAAGCAGAAACGCTTGCAAGATAAAGAATCATTACCATGGATGCATTTGATCTTTGAATCTGGCACGCGTGCTTGGTTGGGTATTAGCTTGAAAGGCAGGCGCTCTCCTTGGCCAATGGGCATTCGTCGTTTGAAAATGCCGGGTTCTGCACCGAGCCGCTCAACACTTAAGTTGGAAGAAGCTTTTCATTACTTTCTGACTCGCGAGAAATGGCCAGAGTACTTAAAACCAATGACAACCGCAGTCGACCTTGGTGCAGCACCGGGTGGTTGGACTTGGCAATTTGTAGAGCGTGGAATTAAAGTCATTGCAATTGACAATGGGCCGATGGAACACAACCTGATGGGCAGCGGATTAGTTAAGCATATCAGGGCTGATGGCTTTACTTATCGCCCATCAGGCACGGTCGATTGGCTAGTTTGCGATATGGTAGAAAAGCCAGCACGAGTGGTTGAGCGTATGGCGACCTGGTTGGAAAAGGGTTGGAGTCGCCGGGCTATTTTCAACCTAAAATTACCGATGAAGCAACCATGGAGATCGGTAAAACTTTATTTAGAGCAGCTGACAGAGCGATTACCCGATCATTCGATTCGAGCCAAGCAGCTTTACCATGACCGCGAAGAAATTACAGTGTGTATTTTGCCGCTTGAGAATTAA